From one Pseudobdellovibrionaceae bacterium genomic stretch:
- a CDS encoding aspartyl/asparaginyl beta-hydroxylase domain-containing protein: MEKADLPDFHQLFPDRDIAKEWNERLDKYEVPALVDLERPVDSDRLYKVYETIQPQMENEYEKWVMARRKDITHDYSPKTYYRKILTHPTELAKKVQAQVDEIKGANWKDRGGKPDPRKMIEALRTLNENYEPLFDERNYSVWDPAVFGTYLEDVFRMVKGRITRARFAVLPPNSGVVPHIGMVTKYTVRLHVPIKTNPYCFNFAMVRGRLVMYHMQPNTWTLLNTSYQHWAYNYGSEDRVHLILAVDGDEDLRDYYQRKSMTPGQFKEYFVDEA, from the coding sequence TTGGAAAAAGCCGACTTGCCAGATTTTCACCAGCTGTTTCCCGACCGTGACATTGCCAAAGAGTGGAACGAACGACTCGATAAATATGAAGTTCCTGCTCTCGTCGACCTGGAGAGGCCTGTTGATTCAGACCGCCTTTACAAGGTTTATGAAACCATCCAACCACAAATGGAAAACGAGTACGAAAAGTGGGTCATGGCTCGCCGAAAAGACATCACCCATGATTACTCACCAAAGACCTATTACCGAAAAATTCTCACTCACCCCACTGAGCTGGCAAAAAAAGTTCAAGCTCAGGTCGATGAGATAAAAGGGGCCAACTGGAAAGATCGAGGGGGAAAGCCAGACCCTCGTAAAATGATAGAAGCTCTAAGAACACTAAACGAAAACTATGAGCCCCTATTTGATGAACGCAACTACAGCGTTTGGGACCCGGCTGTATTTGGGACATATCTTGAGGACGTATTTCGCATGGTCAAAGGGCGCATTACCAGGGCCCGGTTTGCGGTTTTACCACCCAACTCTGGGGTTGTTCCCCACATTGGCATGGTCACCAAGTACACGGTTCGTCTTCATGTCCCTATTAAAACCAACCCCTATTGCTTTAACTTTGCCATGGTTCGTGGACGATTGGTGATGTACCACATGCAGCCTAACACCTGGACTCTACTCAACACCTCTTACCAACACTGGGCCTATAACTATGGAAGTGAAGATCGAGTTCACCTGATTTTGGCTGTCGATGGTGATGAGGATTTGCGGGACTACTACCAACGGAAAAGTATGACCCCCGGTCAGTTTAAGGAGTATTTCGTCGATGAAGCGTGA
- a CDS encoding aspartyl/asparaginyl beta-hydroxylase domain-containing protein has translation MKREELMELFVGRNLDEERRSRKGKDEIPFWVSLNWQFDIDALEAQVRELHKWHCLEFEKTHVETYQGLLAGGNYQDYFHLSLSHPKALAVDLQKRLDEERGIKWQDRKLSVQKRMQSMWKINEDYDPLIDERNFEVPEEALEKAPELRKVLQQCKARVTRVRVARLNSFQPLAPHVDLSPKFALRIHIPLATNRLAFNFAMPEDQVHARHIKRGEVVLLNSGVTHWAHNFGETPRDHLIICIDGQEDLDH, from the coding sequence ATGAAGCGTGAAGAACTGATGGAGCTCTTTGTTGGTAGAAATCTGGATGAGGAACGCCGATCGCGAAAGGGCAAGGATGAGATCCCCTTTTGGGTGAGTCTCAATTGGCAGTTCGATATTGATGCTTTGGAAGCCCAGGTGCGAGAACTCCACAAATGGCATTGCCTTGAGTTTGAAAAGACCCATGTGGAGACCTACCAGGGACTGTTGGCCGGTGGCAATTACCAGGACTATTTTCACCTCTCCCTTTCTCACCCCAAAGCCCTGGCGGTGGACCTACAAAAGAGGCTGGATGAGGAGCGCGGCATTAAGTGGCAGGACCGCAAACTCAGCGTGCAAAAGCGCATGCAGTCCATGTGGAAAATCAACGAAGACTACGACCCACTGATCGATGAAAGAAATTTTGAAGTCCCGGAAGAGGCACTGGAAAAGGCACCCGAGTTACGCAAAGTTTTGCAACAGTGCAAGGCCCGGGTGACGCGGGTTCGAGTGGCACGCCTAAACTCTTTCCAGCCGCTCGCCCCTCATGTCGACTTGTCGCCCAAATTTGCCTTAAGAATTCACATACCACTTGCGACCAATCGTCTGGCTTTTAATTTTGCTATGCCCGAGGATCAGGTTCATGCACGTCACATCAAGCGTGGTGAGGTGGTTTTGCTTAACTCTGGGGTCACCCACTGGGCTCACAATTTTGGCGAAACCCCTAGGGACCATTTAATAATTTGTATTGATGGCCAAGAAGATCTAGATCACTGA
- a CDS encoding radical SAM protein has product MAHLEESAKKRILISVPPYFSSIYLPYVYGLLRQEAERDPLIQDHYAWLDPIYLFAEPQRLLAPYRGQRIDVLGLSCYDWNWELQIEIARQVKAESPHTLVVMGGPEPPYRDKGFFDRHPFVDVIVKEDGELAFARILKEALKEEPDFASIPGLVLPGKDGACSTGEVEKIKDFGPVSPYVQYPFFEELIERHRSNLRFAAFWETNRGCPYKCRFCDWGSNTFSKVRLYPMERLRSEVEWFSRHQINRVFIADANFGMFPRDVEITEMLIEARQKTGFPADVHWMPAKNQIDRVREISERFYGAGLLHSVIVGFQSTQDQALQVMERMNLGQEKHKKVIRGYREKGIPLTGVLIMACPGESAREFRQSLHDLLEMGFHDEIRTHLYSILPNAPAASPEYMNEHGIEVIERPMNQQRVDRSLIKNPFGGRSHFIVGHKTLDQAGLKDEMCYAVHIFLNHNFALSRFMAIFLNQEFGISYARFYGEYYAYLRGHKTLVGEAFIGVDQKMEEFFKDPDTHLVFDLGKGAALYEPEEYALHLTLGNLGRYFEELAQFLDGFLESKVKRDPRYQDLLGFQRQVIVTEDYDPRLGREFTCRYDWANYFCSDATPVKLLPVGYRLVANDTHRGFGLSQMKIKWHEMDTPGERFWNFFATVVCHRYYRYNTTNLTSFRRELAKEVSPEDLLAQ; this is encoded by the coding sequence GTGGCCCATCTGGAGGAGTCAGCAAAAAAGCGGATCTTAATCAGCGTTCCGCCCTATTTCTCGTCAATCTATTTGCCCTACGTTTATGGATTGCTTCGTCAGGAGGCCGAGCGAGACCCCCTGATTCAGGACCACTATGCCTGGTTAGATCCCATCTATTTGTTTGCCGAGCCACAGCGGTTGTTAGCCCCCTATCGAGGGCAGAGAATCGATGTCTTAGGCCTAAGTTGCTATGATTGGAATTGGGAGCTACAAATTGAAATCGCCCGCCAGGTAAAAGCGGAGTCGCCGCATACACTAGTTGTCATGGGCGGCCCCGAACCTCCCTATCGCGACAAAGGGTTTTTTGACCGCCATCCTTTTGTTGATGTGATCGTCAAAGAGGATGGTGAACTGGCATTTGCCAGAATTCTCAAGGAAGCCCTCAAAGAAGAACCTGACTTTGCCTCGATCCCTGGATTGGTTCTGCCAGGTAAGGACGGCGCCTGCTCCACGGGGGAAGTGGAAAAGATTAAAGATTTTGGCCCTGTAAGCCCCTACGTTCAGTATCCCTTTTTTGAAGAGCTCATTGAACGCCACCGTTCCAACTTAAGATTTGCGGCCTTCTGGGAAACCAATAGGGGCTGTCCCTATAAGTGCCGGTTTTGCGACTGGGGCTCCAACACCTTCTCAAAAGTGCGTTTGTATCCGATGGAGAGACTGAGGTCGGAGGTGGAGTGGTTTTCTCGACACCAAATTAACCGCGTGTTTATAGCCGACGCCAACTTTGGGATGTTTCCCCGTGATGTTGAGATCACCGAAATGCTCATTGAAGCCAGACAGAAAACTGGATTTCCAGCAGATGTCCACTGGATGCCCGCTAAAAATCAAATCGATCGGGTGAGAGAAATCTCTGAGCGGTTTTATGGTGCGGGACTTCTCCATAGCGTTATTGTTGGCTTTCAGTCCACCCAGGACCAGGCCCTACAAGTTATGGAGCGTATGAACTTGGGGCAGGAAAAGCACAAAAAGGTCATTAGGGGTTACCGAGAAAAGGGTATTCCTCTCACCGGGGTTTTGATCATGGCTTGCCCTGGAGAATCAGCCCGGGAATTTCGTCAGTCTTTGCATGACCTCCTGGAGATGGGATTTCACGATGAGATTCGCACCCACCTGTATTCCATTCTCCCAAATGCTCCGGCAGCCAGCCCGGAATATATGAATGAGCATGGCATTGAGGTGATCGAGAGGCCCATGAATCAGCAGAGAGTGGATCGAAGCCTAATTAAAAACCCCTTTGGGGGTCGATCTCATTTTATTGTTGGACATAAAACCCTGGATCAAGCTGGCCTAAAAGATGAGATGTGCTATGCGGTGCATATTTTCTTAAATCACAACTTTGCCCTCAGTCGTTTCATGGCCATCTTTCTAAATCAGGAATTCGGCATCTCTTATGCTCGATTTTACGGGGAATATTATGCCTATTTGCGAGGCCATAAGACCCTGGTTGGAGAGGCATTTATTGGAGTGGATCAGAAGATGGAGGAGTTTTTTAAAGATCCTGATACCCATCTGGTTTTTGATCTGGGCAAAGGGGCGGCCCTCTATGAACCCGAGGAGTACGCTCTTCACCTCACGCTTGGCAATCTGGGACGTTACTTTGAGGAGTTGGCTCAGTTTTTGGATGGTTTTTTGGAGAGCAAAGTAAAACGAGACCCTCGTTATCAGGACCTCTTAGGTTTTCAAAGGCAGGTGATCGTGACAGAAGACTACGATCCACGATTGGGGCGAGAATTCACCTGTAGGTATGATTGGGCCAATTACTTTTGTTCGGATGCCACTCCGGTGAAGCTTCTTCCTGTTGGCTATCGACTGGTGGCCAATGATACTCATCGAGGCTTCGGGTTGTCTCAGATGAAAATAAAGTGGCATGAGATGGACACCCCGGGCGAAAGGTTTTGGAACTTCTTTGCCACAGTGGTTTGTCACCGCTACTACCGGTACAACACAACTAACCTGACTAGTTTTAGACGGGAGCTGGCCAAAGAGGTGTCGCCAGAAGACCTGCTAGCTCAGTGA
- a CDS encoding fatty acid desaturase, translating into MNPRQQYRQALEQQLPDKIFRLNKWRLLWLLSCLLLIALGLTCIKLFPEIWLVKLLGALAIGYAGATMGFLAHEVLHGSVVRSRKWQDALGLIAFLPLGVSPTFWRFWHNSLHHGFTQVLAKDPDALPTLGVFKRNKVFQRLYFLLPGSSSLFSLFYFFYWFSSHLTIGQVYLRFRRRGFHRLNHLRINGEIIVIWSVHLSGTWLIGFDQFIWTHVIPFAVMNYIVMSYISTNHMLMPLVKYPDVFDSSLTVRNWPILEWMNLNFGYHVEHHLFPEVSPCYAKLIHQEIHRKFPGRLKEMRKSEALMRLYKTPRIYNGTEGLIDPYSGQKFETL; encoded by the coding sequence ATGAATCCTCGTCAGCAATATCGGCAGGCGCTGGAACAGCAGCTGCCGGATAAGATATTCAGGTTAAACAAATGGCGTCTGCTTTGGCTGTTGTCCTGTCTTCTGCTAATCGCTTTAGGACTTACCTGCATCAAGTTGTTTCCCGAAATTTGGCTTGTTAAGCTTTTGGGGGCTCTAGCCATTGGCTATGCTGGAGCCACAATGGGCTTTCTTGCCCACGAAGTTCTCCATGGGTCTGTGGTCAGGAGCCGGAAGTGGCAGGATGCTTTGGGACTCATAGCATTTTTGCCTTTGGGGGTATCACCCACGTTTTGGCGATTTTGGCACAACTCCCTTCATCATGGGTTCACCCAAGTGTTGGCCAAAGATCCGGATGCCCTACCAACCTTGGGAGTATTTAAGCGCAACAAGGTTTTTCAAAGGCTTTACTTCCTTCTGCCGGGATCGAGCTCACTGTTCAGTCTGTTTTATTTCTTCTATTGGTTTAGCAGTCATTTAACTATTGGGCAGGTCTACTTACGCTTTCGAAGGAGGGGATTTCATCGCCTCAATCACTTGCGCATAAATGGGGAGATCATTGTTATATGGTCTGTGCACCTTAGCGGAACCTGGTTGATTGGTTTTGATCAATTCATTTGGACTCACGTCATCCCCTTTGCGGTGATGAACTATATTGTTATGAGTTACATATCCACTAACCACATGTTGATGCCCTTAGTGAAGTACCCGGATGTTTTCGATAGCTCTTTGACTGTAAGAAATTGGCCTATTCTTGAGTGGATGAATTTGAACTTCGGTTATCATGTCGAACATCACTTGTTCCCCGAAGTAAGCCCCTGTTACGCAAAGCTCATCCATCAGGAAATCCACAGGAAATTTCCTGGACGACTTAAAGAAATGCGGAAGTCAGAGGCTCTCATGAGGCTCTACAAAACTCCACGAATCTATAATGGCACGGAAGGGCTGATCGATCCCTATTCTGGTCAGAAGTTTGAAACTCTTTAA